The Oscillatoria acuminata PCC 6304 genomic interval TAGGCCATATTTTAGCTCTTTGCGTAGCAATTACATAAACTTTACAGTGATTTTGTGTTAGAAAGTTGGCTAAAGAAGCCATTCTAATTGTCCATCCTCCACGGCTACAGTGAGGTGGGAAATCTCTGGTAATAATTAAAACTGATTTTGAATTTTCCGAAGAATTCATATTATTCTCCTCCATATGTTTTGAATGTTAATTCAGATATAGTGGTTCCCGAACTGATGAGGTACTTTTCAAAGCCCCTCTCCCGCTCTGGGAGAGGGGTTTGGGGTGAGGGCGGTACCTTATGGACATGAGATAATGCTATATTAATTAAATAATAACACATAGAAATAAATTATTGATGGGCATTTAACGAATCTGGAAAACTTAAAATGTTCCATAAAAGCAATTGCCAATTTCGCTCTCCCGATAGATGTTTCTGCCATTTTTGGCGAATAGCCCTAGAGTTTAAATATCCTTGCTCATGCAATCGATTTTCACTTAATAATGATTCCGCCCAATCCCTCAAAGAAACCCGCAACCCGCTATCAGTAGGAGAACAAAAGCCCATTTTAGGGCGATCAATGAGTGGCGATGGAACATATTTATATAAGAGTTGCTTGAGCAACCACTTTTCTTGTCCTTGTTTTATTTTCATCAACAGTGGCAAATGCCAAACAAATTCAACAAAACGATTAAAACGCTGCACTGCTGGTTCAATTCCCCACTGCCTAATAGCAGCAAGCATCGCTTCTGTATCAGGGTAATCGCATCTTAATTCCGATGTCATTGTCAAGAAGATTGGCTTGACATTTGACAGAGGGATTCAACGAACAGCGTCAAAATTACTGGGACTAAACCGAGTTGAAATCCGTCTATTACCTGATTTTAATTTGGAGGACAATAAGTCTTACCTCTATTAGATTATGGTTAAATTTCAGCCAGACCAGCACTGAGAATCTGGAGCAGAAAATCGTTATCCATGCCCGCCGTGTAGCGCTTCATTTTTAAACTCAACTTTGACGGCTCCTGCTTGAGTAAACTAATACTCAAATGACGCAATAAGCTCAGGTTTTGGGCAGCATTGCCCTGTCGAATCCGACTGGCATCCTCATTAAATGTGACATCTAACACCCAATGCAGACTATTTTCAATGCTCCAATGGAAACGAATCATCCAGCTATGTCGCTCGGCATC includes:
- a CDS encoding asparagine synthase-related protein — protein: MTSELRCDYPDTEAMLAAIRQWGIEPAVQRFNRFVEFVWHLPLLMKIKQGQEKWLLKQLLYKYVPSPLIDRPKMGFCSPTDSGLRVSLRDWAESLLSENRLHEQGYLNSRAIRQKWQKHLSGERNWQLLLWNILSFPDSLNAHQ